From a region of the Pseudanabaena sp. PCC 7367 genome:
- a CDS encoding type II toxin-antitoxin system RelE/ParE family toxin, translated as MDDKLVVDPAFQRAFKSLVRKNPQLDKKVDKCLNRLRVAPFSPSLGTHKLKGNLAGSWSCSVDYAYRIIFKFKKNPDSSEDEILLIDIGKHDQVY; from the coding sequence ATCGATGATAAACTTGTCGTTGATCCGGCTTTTCAGCGGGCATTTAAATCTCTGGTTCGTAAAAATCCTCAACTCGATAAAAAAGTAGATAAATGCCTAAACCGATTAAGAGTTGCTCCATTTTCCCCATCGCTTGGAACCCATAAGCTGAAGGGTAATCTAGCTGGTTCCTGGTCTTGTTCGGTAGATTATGCCTATCGAATTATTTTTAAGTTTAAGAAGAATCCTGACTCATCAGAAGATGAAATCTTGCTCATTGATATTGGTAAGCATGACCAAGTTTACTAA
- a CDS encoding HigA family addiction module antitoxin, which yields MAMKSPAHPGKIIKHAIESTGLNIGEAATKLGVTRQTLSRVINGRTSLSPEMAIRVSKAFGTTPEHWLRMQLAYDIAQMHEAIDRIQVERFPEPQSIAIY from the coding sequence ATGGCAATGAAATCACCAGCCCATCCAGGCAAAATTATTAAACATGCGATCGAATCCACTGGCCTGAACATTGGCGAGGCTGCAACTAAGCTGGGGGTGACGCGGCAAACTCTTTCCAGAGTCATTAATGGCCGAACTTCGCTGTCACCGGAAATGGCGATCCGGGTGTCCAAAGCGTTTGGCACTACACCGGAACATTGGTTAAGAATGCAACTTGCCTATGACATTGCCCAGATGCATGAAGCGATCGATCGGATTCAAGTGGAGCGATTCCCCGAACCCCAGTCGATCGCTATATACTGA
- a CDS encoding phycobiliprotein lyase, with protein MQTASQEFDSQVSGANVEALETLEAMAQAFFSESAGKWRSQRRYYTLTSGASGASGTSGQTQEVESFLTVKYLEPDSVELAGLAQKHQLAADFQFSCGALVTWESHYLNVAAKKKPNLGSTIFGIKGNLMYRDRGFSTSRPVTAEFSMRDANSLCLKTAYNGCSFEEEIRLVGDLYRTRQTIICRAGEEQMIGQYLEKRIA; from the coding sequence ATGCAAACAGCCAGCCAAGAGTTTGATTCTCAGGTGTCTGGGGCGAATGTGGAAGCTCTAGAGACTCTCGAAGCAATGGCGCAAGCGTTCTTTTCAGAATCGGCGGGGAAGTGGCGATCGCAACGGCGCTATTACACACTCACCTCAGGCGCATCAGGCGCATCAGGCACATCAGGGCAAACCCAGGAAGTGGAAAGCTTCTTGACCGTTAAGTATTTAGAACCAGATAGCGTGGAATTGGCAGGCTTGGCGCAAAAGCATCAATTGGCAGCAGATTTTCAGTTTAGCTGCGGTGCACTGGTGACCTGGGAAAGCCATTATTTGAATGTGGCGGCCAAGAAAAAGCCTAACCTGGGTTCTACCATATTTGGGATCAAGGGTAATTTGATGTACCGCGATCGGGGCTTTTCCACCAGCAGACCCGTGACCGCAGAATTCAGTATGCGTGATGCTAATTCTTTATGTTTGAAGACTGCCTACAATGGTTGCTCATTCGAAGAAGAAATCAGACTAGTGGGCGATCTCTATCGCACCCGCCAGACGATCATTTGCCGTGCTGGTGAAGAACAGATGATTGGTCAATATTTAGAAAAACGAATTGCATGA
- a CDS encoding DUF1330 domain-containing protein, whose amino-acid sequence MTATMIAFTTLNPEESEALQAYVEGTTPLMEAAGGKFVSRYSHQEAVIGTAGVQFVTIVEYPSATAIKELFASEAYQNLQPFKDKAFTEYNICIYEAV is encoded by the coding sequence ATGACGGCCACGATGATCGCGTTTACGACCCTGAATCCAGAGGAATCAGAAGCTTTGCAAGCTTATGTGGAAGGAACTACACCCCTAATGGAGGCAGCAGGGGGTAAGTTTGTGAGTCGGTATAGTCATCAAGAAGCGGTGATCGGCACGGCGGGGGTGCAGTTCGTGACGATCGTTGAATATCCTTCGGCTACGGCGATCAAGGAATTGTTTGCCAGTGAAGCCTATCAAAACTTGCAGCCATTTAAGGATAAAGCCTTCACCGAATATAATATTTGTATTTATGAAGCAGTTTAA